The following are encoded in a window of Hemicordylus capensis ecotype Gifberg chromosome 12, rHemCap1.1.pri, whole genome shotgun sequence genomic DNA:
- the SPATA22 gene encoding spermatogenesis-associated protein 22 isoform X2: MKRNFPDSSTRSTADFGWEAAKPEPTRLQKTLGTDRTELSMPPSLLKHPQTPEPTLSSAGRNNWRLEEKNSSANVWKTSDHPVFGSRTENRKIPKLDSSDCIMGAESKQQNLTGHPKPGVAERSPSFTAQRPTGLNTMQRDLHGPRTSYTFKPNSYQQKVDENKDKKRIQNVPANQLKLKERDSSLRIISAVIESMKHWSQYTHKAPLLFEVLGTLDSAVTPGQHSAKTFLLRDRKESVSCVFYEIDRELPRLIRGRVHRCVGNYDAKRKLFRCVSVRTATVSEQQTFQDFVQIADAEMSEYVKTSNEV, from the exons ATTTCGGCTGGGAAGCGGCCAAGCCAGAGCCAACTCGATTACAGAAAACATTAGGCACGGA CCGAACAGAGCTTTCGATGCCACCTTCTCTGTTAAAGCACCCCCAAACACCAGAGCCTACGCTATCAAGTGCAGGAAGGAACAATTGGAG ACTAGAGGAGAAAAACAGCAGTGCTAATGTTTGGAAAACCAGTGACCACCCAGTTTTTGGTAGCAGAACGGAAAACAGAAAGATTCCGAAGCTGGACAGCTCAGATTGCATAATGGGGGCTGAATCAAAGCAGCAGAATTTAACTGGCCATCCAAAGCCAGGAGTAGCAGAAAGAAGCCCTTCATTCACAGCCCAGAGGCCAACCGGGTTAAATACGATGCAGAGAGACCTGCACGGTCCAAGAACATCGTATACATTCAAACCCAATTCATACCAACAAAAGGTTGATGAGAATAAAGATAAAAAAAGGATTCAG AACGTGCCAGCAAATCAACTCAAACTGAAAGAAAGAGACAGCTCTCTCCGAATTATCTCTGCAGTCATTGAAAGCATGAAGCACTGGAGTCAGTACACTCACAAAGCTCCACTGCTATTTGAGGTGTTAG GCACTCTGGATTCTGCGGTGACCCCTGGACAACACAGTGCAAAGACTTTCCTTCTGAGAGACAGGAAGGAGAGTGTGTCCTGTGTATTCTATGAGATT GATCGGGAGCTTCCAAGATTAATCAGAGGCCGAGTCCACAGGTGCGTGGGAAACTATGACGCAAAACGGAAGCTCTTCAGGTGCGTCTCCGTGAGAACGGCCACTGTTTCCGAACAACAGACTTTTCAAGATTTTGTCCAAATTGCAGATGCAGAGATGAGTGAATACGTGAAAACAAGCAACGAAGTTTAA
- the SPATA22 gene encoding spermatogenesis-associated protein 22 isoform X1, whose product MKRNFPDSSTRSTAGCLSIPLFNQKKRNRQPLTSNPLKNEINSCNSAENLDFSTMLADFGWEAAKPEPTRLQKTLGTDRTELSMPPSLLKHPQTPEPTLSSAGRNNWRLEEKNSSANVWKTSDHPVFGSRTENRKIPKLDSSDCIMGAESKQQNLTGHPKPGVAERSPSFTAQRPTGLNTMQRDLHGPRTSYTFKPNSYQQKVDENKDKKRIQNVPANQLKLKERDSSLRIISAVIESMKHWSQYTHKAPLLFEVLGTLDSAVTPGQHSAKTFLLRDRKESVSCVFYEIDRELPRLIRGRVHRCVGNYDAKRKLFRCVSVRTATVSEQQTFQDFVQIADAEMSEYVKTSNEV is encoded by the exons GATGTCTGTCTATACCACTGTTCAACCAGAAGAAAAGGAATAGGCAACCACTCACTTCCAACCCACTTAAAAATGAGATAAATTCCTGCAATTCAGCTGAAAATTTGGATTTTTCTACCATGCTTGcag ATTTCGGCTGGGAAGCGGCCAAGCCAGAGCCAACTCGATTACAGAAAACATTAGGCACGGA CCGAACAGAGCTTTCGATGCCACCTTCTCTGTTAAAGCACCCCCAAACACCAGAGCCTACGCTATCAAGTGCAGGAAGGAACAATTGGAG ACTAGAGGAGAAAAACAGCAGTGCTAATGTTTGGAAAACCAGTGACCACCCAGTTTTTGGTAGCAGAACGGAAAACAGAAAGATTCCGAAGCTGGACAGCTCAGATTGCATAATGGGGGCTGAATCAAAGCAGCAGAATTTAACTGGCCATCCAAAGCCAGGAGTAGCAGAAAGAAGCCCTTCATTCACAGCCCAGAGGCCAACCGGGTTAAATACGATGCAGAGAGACCTGCACGGTCCAAGAACATCGTATACATTCAAACCCAATTCATACCAACAAAAGGTTGATGAGAATAAAGATAAAAAAAGGATTCAG AACGTGCCAGCAAATCAACTCAAACTGAAAGAAAGAGACAGCTCTCTCCGAATTATCTCTGCAGTCATTGAAAGCATGAAGCACTGGAGTCAGTACACTCACAAAGCTCCACTGCTATTTGAGGTGTTAG GCACTCTGGATTCTGCGGTGACCCCTGGACAACACAGTGCAAAGACTTTCCTTCTGAGAGACAGGAAGGAGAGTGTGTCCTGTGTATTCTATGAGATT GATCGGGAGCTTCCAAGATTAATCAGAGGCCGAGTCCACAGGTGCGTGGGAAACTATGACGCAAAACGGAAGCTCTTCAGGTGCGTCTCCGTGAGAACGGCCACTGTTTCCGAACAACAGACTTTTCAAGATTTTGTCCAAATTGCAGATGCAGAGATGAGTGAATACGTGAAAACAAGCAACGAAGTTTAA
- the SPATA22 gene encoding spermatogenesis-associated protein 22 isoform X3 — protein MPPSLLKHPQTPEPTLSSAGRNNWRLEEKNSSANVWKTSDHPVFGSRTENRKIPKLDSSDCIMGAESKQQNLTGHPKPGVAERSPSFTAQRPTGLNTMQRDLHGPRTSYTFKPNSYQQKVDENKDKKRIQNVPANQLKLKERDSSLRIISAVIESMKHWSQYTHKAPLLFEVLGTLDSAVTPGQHSAKTFLLRDRKESVSCVFYEIDRELPRLIRGRVHRCVGNYDAKRKLFRCVSVRTATVSEQQTFQDFVQIADAEMSEYVKTSNEV, from the exons ATGCCACCTTCTCTGTTAAAGCACCCCCAAACACCAGAGCCTACGCTATCAAGTGCAGGAAGGAACAATTGGAG ACTAGAGGAGAAAAACAGCAGTGCTAATGTTTGGAAAACCAGTGACCACCCAGTTTTTGGTAGCAGAACGGAAAACAGAAAGATTCCGAAGCTGGACAGCTCAGATTGCATAATGGGGGCTGAATCAAAGCAGCAGAATTTAACTGGCCATCCAAAGCCAGGAGTAGCAGAAAGAAGCCCTTCATTCACAGCCCAGAGGCCAACCGGGTTAAATACGATGCAGAGAGACCTGCACGGTCCAAGAACATCGTATACATTCAAACCCAATTCATACCAACAAAAGGTTGATGAGAATAAAGATAAAAAAAGGATTCAG AACGTGCCAGCAAATCAACTCAAACTGAAAGAAAGAGACAGCTCTCTCCGAATTATCTCTGCAGTCATTGAAAGCATGAAGCACTGGAGTCAGTACACTCACAAAGCTCCACTGCTATTTGAGGTGTTAG GCACTCTGGATTCTGCGGTGACCCCTGGACAACACAGTGCAAAGACTTTCCTTCTGAGAGACAGGAAGGAGAGTGTGTCCTGTGTATTCTATGAGATT GATCGGGAGCTTCCAAGATTAATCAGAGGCCGAGTCCACAGGTGCGTGGGAAACTATGACGCAAAACGGAAGCTCTTCAGGTGCGTCTCCGTGAGAACGGCCACTGTTTCCGAACAACAGACTTTTCAAGATTTTGTCCAAATTGCAGATGCAGAGATGAGTGAATACGTGAAAACAAGCAACGAAGTTTAA